DNA sequence from the Methanofollis formosanus genome:
ATACGTAAATTGTCCATCCCGATGGTTTTATGATTTTCAACCCGCAAACAATTGCCCTGAAACAGGGGGAAAATCCTACGACGTATACCCCCTGTGCGATTTGGCTCCGAGAGGTGCCGGTGACGGGAATACGCGTGAAAATCATCCGGAATCGGGCAGGTACTTTGGACCCTTGTTTCTTTGCGTTAGGAGACATGTGCGCCGGGCGGAAAAGGGACGCCGGGAGCTGACCCGGATGATGTGAAACATACCGACGTCAAAGGGCGAAGAATCGGGCCGTCAATGCAATGTGCTTGATCACAGTCCACGATACACGTTACGCCGGTGACGGACATAGAGAATTGTGATCCGCCTGCTTTCATGACAGACCTTATAGATAATTCTCTATTCGCCGGCCCGGATGCGATAGAGAGATCCGGTACCGCTCAACTTCCGGGAACCGTGGGGTGCCGGCATTTCGGAAAGGGCTTCGATCTTCTTCAGAATGTCTGAAACCCTCTCGTGTGGCACGCCTGCAATGTCCTTCTCTACACTTGCCCTGAAAAAAATCTTATATGGGACCATTGGAGGTTGAAATTCGTTTTTTCATCTCGTCGAACGTGAGGGTCGATTCGTTGCGCCGTTCTGCCGCCACAGCCAGATCATGGAGATCCTCCTGCAACTGCTCGTACTCTTCGAGAGGGAGGATCACTGCAACTCGCTCCCCATGTTCGTCGGTAATATACTGTTCTTT
Encoded proteins:
- a CDS encoding type II toxin-antitoxin system prevent-host-death family antitoxin; its protein translation is MVMFRGQKQLSAVKEQYITDEHGERVAVILPLEEYEQLQEDLHDLAVAAERRNESTLTFDEMKKRISTSNGPI